In Leuconostoc kimchii IMSNU 11154, one genomic interval encodes:
- a CDS encoding Zn-dependent hydrolase has product MIDKKLVTLLHEFKQIGLTSMGGVTRCVYDDNWILAQKKYVKIANDYGLYCFCDKMGTIYAATSDHISHKSVILTGSHMDTVINGGWLDGIYGVLSSVLAVGQLLQKFGAPKIPLCAVSFSEEEGSRFDTTFTGSRYLTHQLSRGVFDLKDSIGIIFDEERQKRVTELSQVTPIRTPDFKIRSYIELHIEQGNLLEQSHTNIAVVTDIVGQKRLLITTNGISNHAGTTQMFGRADAMQRAVDLMTQIYSSLGMMKGVRFTIGKIIAFPNVANVIPEKVDITLDIRHIDQHVLDDAFEKVIKITDAVGATYRLTTNVEATPMDNQLQQQVINSIKQEKLVGERLFSGAGHDAQVIANSKIPSVMIFVPSKNGMSHVPQEDTAESDLLAGQHVLQRLLYELAY; this is encoded by the coding sequence ATGATTGATAAAAAATTAGTGACATTATTGCATGAATTTAAACAGATAGGACTCACATCAATGGGTGGCGTGACACGCTGTGTTTATGATGATAATTGGATATTAGCGCAAAAAAAATATGTCAAAATTGCTAATGACTATGGGCTGTATTGCTTTTGTGACAAAATGGGAACTATTTATGCAGCCACAAGCGATCATATCAGCCATAAATCAGTTATTCTCACTGGATCTCATATGGATACTGTTATAAATGGGGGTTGGTTAGATGGTATTTATGGCGTTTTGTCTAGTGTCCTGGCTGTTGGACAATTACTTCAGAAATTTGGGGCACCAAAAATACCATTGTGTGCCGTTTCTTTTTCTGAAGAAGAAGGGTCACGATTTGATACCACTTTTACGGGATCACGCTATCTGACCCATCAATTATCTCGTGGTGTTTTTGATTTGAAGGATAGCATAGGAATAATATTTGACGAAGAACGGCAAAAACGTGTGACTGAATTAAGCCAAGTGACACCGATCAGAACACCTGATTTTAAAATACGTTCATATATTGAGTTGCATATTGAGCAAGGCAATTTATTAGAGCAATCGCATACTAACATTGCCGTTGTGACAGATATTGTGGGTCAAAAACGTTTGTTGATCACAACAAACGGTATTAGTAATCACGCAGGAACAACTCAAATGTTCGGTCGCGCTGATGCCATGCAAAGAGCTGTTGACTTGATGACTCAAATTTATTCATCTTTGGGGATGATGAAAGGAGTGCGATTCACGATCGGAAAAATCATTGCTTTTCCAAATGTAGCGAATGTTATACCGGAAAAAGTTGATATCACATTAGATATCAGGCACATCGATCAACATGTTTTGGACGATGCTTTTGAGAAAGTGATTAAAATCACTGATGCTGTGGGGGCAACTTATCGGTTAACAACTAACGTTGAGGCAACGCCTATGGATAATCAGTTACAACAACAAGTCATCAATAGCATAAAACAAGAAAAACTAGTAGGAGAGAGGCTTTTTTCTGGTGCAGGTCATGATGCACAAGTCATAGCAAATAGTAAAATACCTAGTGTCATGATTTTTGTACCAAGTAAAAATGGCATGAGCCATGTGCCGCAAGAGGATACAGCTGAGTCAGATCTTTTAGCAGGGCAGCATGTGTTACAACGGTTGTTATATGAATTGGCATATTAA
- the fabI gene encoding enoyl-ACP reductase FabI, producing MGFLDNKKIIVMGVANKSSLAYGCMQAIIDQGGQVILTYQNDRMKRSLDRFVDDSVLKVECDVSNPENIEAAFTTIVQKVGKVDGIVHAIAYAEKSDLDNKVTDGTLASFSLAQNISVYSLIAAAKYGREIMNDNGSIVTLTYMGSERAIPNYNVMGIAKAGLESAVRYLARDLADKNIRVNAISAGAVKTLAVTGVKSHNDLIRISDERTVDGVGVTIEEVGNTAAFLLSPIASGIVGDTIYVDKGTHLI from the coding sequence ATGGGATTTTTAGATAATAAAAAGATTATCGTTATGGGGGTAGCAAATAAAAGCAGTTTAGCTTATGGTTGTATGCAGGCAATTATCGACCAAGGTGGACAAGTTATTTTAACGTATCAAAATGATCGTATGAAGCGCAGTTTGGATCGATTTGTTGACGATTCAGTTTTAAAAGTTGAATGTGATGTTTCTAATCCAGAAAATATAGAAGCCGCTTTTACAACTATTGTTCAAAAAGTTGGAAAAGTTGATGGTATCGTACATGCGATTGCTTATGCCGAAAAGAGTGACTTAGATAATAAAGTGACGGATGGGACACTCGCCAGCTTTTCATTAGCTCAAAATATCAGTGTCTATTCATTAATCGCTGCTGCCAAGTATGGTCGCGAAATTATGAATGACAATGGTTCAATTGTAACTCTTACTTATATGGGTTCTGAAAGAGCTATACCTAACTATAACGTTATGGGTATTGCTAAAGCAGGCCTTGAATCAGCAGTTCGTTATTTGGCACGTGATCTCGCTGATAAAAATATACGCGTTAATGCTATCTCAGCGGGTGCTGTTAAAACATTAGCCGTTACAGGTGTTAAAAGTCATAATGACTTAATCAGAATATCAGATGAACGCACTGTTGATGGTGTTGGTGTGACGATTGAAGAAGTTGGGAATACAGCGGCATTCTTGTTAAGCCCGATTGCTAGCGGTATCGTTGGTGACACGATATACGTTGACAAAGGTACCCACCTGATTTAA
- a CDS encoding YeiH family protein has protein sequence MRIKINMINGIIATVILSFIAKILALWLPFLGAEAIAMLLGIILGNTVLTGDTWAPGIKWAEKFPIEIGIALMGLTVTLRTIEKLGINGLVFILIQMTLTIVIVLWLGGRLFKVSKQSAMLMGAGNAVCGSSAIASVSPAIGATDDQRRTAVATVSLTGVVLLLVLPVIGPYLVGNNNLLLGALVGGVVQSVGQVVGTAALINPTVVTYATLFKMLRIILLTVVVLIFAKMAQKNNIDSSVAKPSKGIKIPWFIIVFVILLCVNSVISLPHILNNSAKSISSFTGVVNLAGIGLNLKIATIKKSGGKFLAYGLVTGAIQVILSVILIHILFN, from the coding sequence ATGAGAATAAAAATTAATATGATTAATGGTATCATCGCGACGGTAATCCTGTCCTTTATTGCCAAAATATTGGCCTTGTGGCTGCCTTTTCTAGGTGCTGAGGCCATTGCCATGCTTCTAGGTATTATTCTAGGAAATACCGTCTTAACTGGTGATACGTGGGCACCAGGCATAAAATGGGCTGAAAAATTTCCAATTGAAATCGGTATTGCCTTGATGGGACTAACTGTCACATTACGAACAATAGAAAAACTAGGTATTAACGGTCTCGTCTTCATTTTAATTCAGATGACGTTAACAATTGTGATTGTCCTTTGGCTAGGTGGTCGTCTCTTTAAAGTATCCAAGCAATCCGCCATGCTGATGGGCGCTGGTAACGCCGTCTGTGGCTCCAGTGCGATTGCTTCGGTATCACCAGCAATCGGTGCAACTGATGATCAACGTCGAACTGCCGTGGCAACTGTCAGTTTGACAGGTGTCGTACTACTTCTTGTCCTCCCTGTCATCGGTCCTTATTTAGTTGGCAACAATAATTTATTACTTGGTGCATTAGTTGGCGGTGTCGTGCAATCAGTCGGTCAAGTTGTGGGTACTGCTGCTTTAATTAACCCAACTGTTGTGACTTACGCCACACTATTTAAAATGTTGCGTATTATTCTACTCACTGTCGTTGTACTGATATTTGCAAAGATGGCACAAAAAAATAATATTGATAGTAGCGTTGCAAAACCTAGTAAAGGTATTAAAATTCCTTGGTTTATTATCGTCTTTGTCATTTTACTTTGTGTCAATAGTGTTATTTCTTTACCACATATCCTCAATAATAGTGCCAAATCAATTTCGAGTTTCACAGGTGTTGTTAACTTGGCGGGAATTGGTTTAAATCTTAAAATTGCTACGATCAAAAAATCCGGCGGTAAATTCTTAGCATATGGCCTAGTAACTGGTGCCATACAAGTTATTCTATCAGTGATTTTGATTCATATTTTGTTCAATTAA
- a CDS encoding DUF805 domain-containing protein: MSAWGALTDFFKRYTSFRGTSSRRAYNWMTWFWGVIYVMIAVIIIGVAGLGSFLGKHGEVATDTRPLLGTIILVLLISLMMSIIVIIPNLALYSRRLHDMGYSGWWQVAPLIINVVITLGIMYFGKSESDLSWGPSVISFGFNLWLSFMPSKTNTRYS; this comes from the coding sequence ATGTCAGCTTGGGGCGCACTAACAGATTTTTTTAAGCGATATACAAGTTTTCGTGGCACCAGCTCGCGTCGTGCATATAATTGGATGACTTGGTTTTGGGGTGTTATCTATGTGATGATCGCAGTGATCATCATTGGCGTTGCAGGCTTAGGTTCTTTTCTTGGTAAACATGGTGAAGTTGCGACTGATACGAGGCCACTATTAGGCACAATTATCTTAGTTCTTTTAATTTCACTCATGATGTCAATTATTGTGATTATACCTAATTTGGCACTGTATAGTCGACGATTGCATGATATGGGTTATTCTGGTTGGTGGCAAGTTGCACCTTTGATCATTAATGTGGTCATTACGCTGGGTATCATGTACTTTGGAAAATCAGAATCTGATTTGTCGTGGGGACCAAGTGTGATAAGTTTTGGATTCAATTTGTGGTTGTCGTTTATGCCCTCAAAAACAAATACACGCTACAGTTAA
- a CDS encoding LysR family transcriptional regulator codes for MFKLLQTFIAVYETRSFSKAASQLFISQPTVSVHIKQLEEKLTVRLFERNGHTDLYPTNNARRFYQHALHLLDDWQAATASLTIEANPVKTQVVIGASQTTATVLLPKIFEKFPQEIRHRVHFKIEMHNSEEILAGVLNKQFDLGLIEKPITHDFIVRDSIAVDQLVLAGDLSSDTWLVREKGSGVYHYMQQYFKQEYIVPSQFLTISNNDVIVKMLSAGIGKSIVSIQSLPEHVPYKTLSTAFNRDFYLIHHQHQRTDLNDIIMALESIAKSL; via the coding sequence ATGTTTAAGCTATTACAAACGTTTATTGCGGTTTATGAAACAAGATCATTTTCAAAAGCAGCTAGTCAACTGTTTATTTCACAACCAACAGTTAGTGTTCATATTAAACAATTAGAAGAAAAATTGACCGTACGTTTATTCGAACGTAATGGGCATACAGATCTTTACCCAACTAATAATGCCAGGCGTTTTTATCAACATGCGCTGCATTTACTAGATGATTGGCAGGCTGCAACTGCTAGTCTGACTATTGAAGCAAATCCAGTAAAAACACAAGTTGTCATCGGGGCTTCACAGACGACTGCAACTGTATTATTACCCAAAATTTTTGAGAAATTCCCCCAAGAAATACGACATCGTGTGCATTTTAAAATCGAAATGCATAATTCCGAAGAAATATTAGCAGGTGTATTGAATAAGCAATTCGATTTAGGATTAATCGAAAAGCCAATTACACATGATTTTATTGTGCGCGATAGCATTGCTGTCGATCAATTAGTTTTAGCAGGGGATCTGTCTTCTGATACTTGGCTAGTGCGTGAAAAAGGTTCAGGCGTTTACCATTATATGCAACAATACTTTAAACAAGAGTATATTGTACCGTCGCAATTTTTAACCATTAGTAATAATGACGTCATTGTTAAAATGTTGTCAGCAGGGATTGGTAAATCTATTGTGAGTATCCAATCATTACCCGAACATGTGCCATATAAAACTTTATCAACAGCATTTAATCGTGATTTTTATTTGATACATCATCAACATCAGCGTACTGATCTCAATGACATTATTATGGCTTTAGAAAGTATTGCTAAAAGTCTGTAA
- a CDS encoding folate family ECF transporter S component translates to MAVQNITHGVKDTWSLPKLDIRQFVVLALLMALDIALGKLTVGTNVLKISFVFVAMSLIAKWYGPLWTMLIAAILDVVNATIITPSGAFFLGFTLSAVSAGLIYALFYYNQAHVSWWRILGAVGLITLVVNIGMNTLWLFIMYSQVQTWHTFVTLLLPRAIKSIIMYPIQVIITYIFLNNAAVKQATKQIFHR, encoded by the coding sequence ATGGCAGTTCAAAATATTACTCATGGTGTCAAAGACACCTGGTCACTACCCAAGTTAGACATACGTCAATTTGTGGTACTTGCGTTGCTGATGGCGCTTGATATAGCGTTAGGCAAACTAACTGTGGGCACTAACGTGTTAAAAATTAGCTTTGTCTTTGTCGCCATGTCATTAATTGCAAAATGGTATGGGCCACTTTGGACAATGCTAATTGCAGCCATTCTAGATGTTGTCAATGCAACCATTATTACGCCTAGCGGTGCATTTTTTCTTGGTTTCACATTATCGGCTGTTAGTGCCGGTTTGATTTATGCGTTGTTTTATTATAATCAAGCGCATGTGAGTTGGTGGCGTATTCTAGGGGCAGTGGGATTAATAACGCTTGTTGTTAATATCGGTATGAATACATTGTGGCTGTTTATCATGTATTCACAGGTACAAACATGGCATACTTTTGTCACATTGTTATTACCACGTGCTATTAAATCGATAATCATGTACCCAATACAGGTTATTATTACCTATATTTTCTTGAACAATGCAGCCGTTAAGCAAGCGACAAAACAAATTTTTCATCGATGA
- a CDS encoding leucine-rich repeat protein, translating to MKLSSGTITISDFIGRMHTNKHFLKLLLVVFLALVTINFNNKMVQADTASQPSLKINNGVLYGFSDGQAQHIGATVVIPSNVTSIANTAFYNQGIGKVDFSSAHNLKSIGDFAFAKNHLSTVNYPNLDDNNLGWYIFYDNAINVVRFANGVTHINDGTFAKNPNLAAVRLPSTITAIGDWSFAGDRLNTIDLTTINDKNDLNVGSGAFYGNQASYVQVLPNNHLNGSGKQPIRWYGYEAFGNNTGQANNIANQYALKHQTYGTGTPGNINSAKSFTYDVQNPTVITGIKSGVTTLGKTIVIPAHVTKIADNAFKSVGIVAVDFSKAAGLKQIGNFAFYDNQISNTLTLPNSLNADISGIGWYAFASNNISTINLPNNNITALNDFVFASNKLTGINLPNTLQSMGDGTFLDNQIKDVTLPSSLQRVGSGSFAGNSFNQQRAIALTAVVNQMPSEKNISAVLYPFGVATPQTNSTIKNRFVRMANGEWQYLNNKGLPLTGQQIVDGHTYYFNPDGTQVKGYSVTFKDGSVHEFDANSGDKLK from the coding sequence ATGAAATTGAGTAGTGGCACAATAACTATTAGCGATTTTATTGGCAGAATGCATACAAACAAGCATTTCTTGAAATTGTTATTGGTTGTGTTTTTAGCATTAGTTACGATTAATTTTAATAACAAAATGGTTCAAGCGGATACCGCTTCACAGCCATCTTTAAAAATTAATAATGGTGTATTATACGGTTTTTCGGATGGGCAAGCGCAGCACATCGGTGCGACAGTAGTTATCCCAAGCAATGTTACTAGCATTGCTAATACGGCCTTTTATAATCAAGGCATCGGAAAAGTAGATTTTAGTTCAGCACATAATTTAAAATCTATTGGCGATTTTGCCTTTGCTAAAAATCATTTAAGCACGGTTAACTATCCAAATTTAGACGATAATAACTTAGGATGGTATATATTTTATGATAATGCGATTAATGTGGTCAGATTTGCTAACGGTGTGACGCATATTAATGACGGTACTTTTGCTAAAAATCCTAATTTAGCAGCTGTTAGGTTACCATCAACAATCACGGCAATAGGCGACTGGTCTTTTGCTGGCGATCGTTTAAATACAATTGATTTAACAACAATTAACGACAAGAATGATTTGAATGTTGGATCAGGTGCGTTTTATGGCAATCAAGCGTCTTATGTTCAGGTGCTACCAAATAACCATTTAAATGGTAGTGGTAAGCAACCAATTCGTTGGTATGGTTATGAGGCTTTCGGGAACAACACTGGTCAAGCTAACAATATTGCTAATCAATATGCGTTAAAGCACCAAACTTATGGTACCGGTACGCCAGGGAACATTAACTCAGCTAAAAGTTTTACCTACGATGTTCAAAATCCAACCGTGATTACAGGTATCAAGTCCGGCGTAACAACGCTTGGGAAAACCATTGTAATACCAGCTCATGTTACAAAAATTGCGGACAATGCGTTTAAATCAGTGGGCATTGTAGCGGTTGATTTTTCTAAGGCAGCAGGTCTTAAGCAAATTGGCAATTTTGCGTTCTATGATAATCAAATATCAAATACGTTGACTTTGCCTAACAGCTTGAATGCAGATATATCCGGTATTGGTTGGTATGCTTTCGCTTCGAATAATATTTCGACAATTAACTTGCCAAACAATAATATAACGGCGTTAAATGATTTTGTGTTTGCTAGTAATAAGCTAACAGGGATTAATTTGCCCAATACTTTGCAATCGATGGGGGATGGCACATTTTTGGATAATCAAATTAAGGATGTCACGCTACCATCAAGCCTACAACGTGTTGGTTCTGGTAGTTTTGCAGGTAATTCATTTAATCAGCAGCGTGCCATTGCACTAACTGCTGTTGTGAATCAAATGCCATCAGAAAAAAATATTTCAGCTGTTTTGTATCCTTTCGGTGTTGCAACGCCTCAAACCAATAGTACAATCAAAAATCGATTTGTGAGAATGGCAAATGGTGAGTGGCAGTATCTAAATAATAAAGGTCTACCATTAACAGGGCAACAAATAGTTGATGGTCATACCTATTATTTTAATCCAGATGGCACGCAAGTTAAAGGCTATTCAGTGACATTTAAAGATGGCAGTGTGCATGAATTTGATGCCAATAGTGGCGATAAATTAAAATAA